A DNA window from Verrucomicrobiota bacterium contains the following coding sequences:
- a CDS encoding SDR family oxidoreductase yields the protein MARLQNKTAIVTGGSSGIGQACALAIAEEGANIVIVSRSQQKIDKTVEAVEALGVKSIGLALNVGNPEDMKKMVEKTIKYFRTVDILIASAGTGGSQTTQRGVPFAFVQLPLEEWEEVIDINLKGVLFSNQAVLPTMIRQGNGHIINVSSSRGAKRGREFVAAYSASKHGVMGITESVAAEMSRYNIKVQAFLPDVVDTPLLQKTKDSVAPYGTLTKEGVGDFVVELLTQPEDVYLKDPLIAPHGGMAAYKY from the coding sequence ATGGCAAGACTGCAAAATAAAACCGCTATTGTCACAGGAGGGAGTAGTGGAATAGGACAAGCTTGTGCCTTAGCTATAGCAGAGGAAGGGGCTAATATTGTCATTGTCAGTCGGAGCCAACAGAAAATTGATAAGACAGTAGAAGCAGTAGAAGCGCTCGGAGTCAAAAGCATAGGACTAGCCCTTAATGTGGGAAATCCTGAGGATATGAAAAAGATGGTTGAGAAAACCATCAAGTATTTCAGAACTGTGGATATCCTAATCGCATCGGCTGGGACAGGCGGGTCTCAGACCACTCAACGAGGTGTCCCCTTTGCCTTTGTTCAACTTCCTCTAGAAGAGTGGGAAGAAGTAATCGACATCAATTTAAAAGGCGTGCTTTTTAGCAATCAGGCCGTTCTACCAACTATGATTAGACAAGGTAATGGTCATATAATTAATGTCTCTTCTTCCCGCGGCGCAAAAAGAGGAAGAGAGTTTGTGGCAGCCTATAGTGCCTCTAAGCATGGCGTCATGGGCATTACAGAATCTGTGGCGGCAGAGATGAGCCGCTATAATATAAAAGTGCAAGCCTTTCTACCTGACGTCGTAGACACACCTTTACTACAGAAGACTAAGGATTCCGTAGCACCTTATGGCACACTCACGAAAGAGGGTGTGGGTGATTTTGTTGTAGAATTATTAACTCAGCCTGAGGACGTCTATTTAAAAGATCCTCTTATTGCACCACATGGTGGAATGGCTGCATACAAATATTAA
- a CDS encoding SDR family oxidoreductase has translation MSEVEKNADGLVAIITGGASGIGRSTTERLATFCDAITIVDINEDKIKETETCVQQKNPSLQVLGMAADVRNEEQMEGMAEKTTEAFGRIDILVHSAGILRMPGSGPRLLPDISFEECHMVIDVNLKGTFLSNRAVLKTMMKQGSGSIVNIASTSGIIGRPFDSVYCASKFGVVGLSESLAEEMARYGIKVFAVLPDAVDTPLWDQNGPVSSPDWSLQPDRIAGVVEYLLKIPADTMLENIVVKPFKTRKRKRKKKPEAVAEAISA, from the coding sequence ATGAGTGAAGTAGAGAAAAATGCGGATGGCCTAGTTGCAATCATCACAGGTGGAGCGAGTGGCATTGGCCGATCAACAACAGAGAGATTAGCCACTTTTTGCGACGCCATAACCATTGTCGATATTAATGAAGATAAGATCAAAGAGACAGAGACTTGTGTTCAACAGAAAAACCCCTCGCTGCAAGTATTAGGTATGGCAGCCGATGTTCGGAATGAGGAGCAGATGGAAGGTATGGCCGAGAAAACCACGGAAGCATTTGGACGCATCGACATTCTTGTCCACTCTGCCGGTATTCTTCGCATGCCTGGAAGTGGCCCTCGCCTACTGCCCGACATTTCTTTCGAAGAATGTCACATGGTCATAGATGTTAATCTGAAAGGAACTTTTCTTTCCAATCGTGCTGTTCTCAAAACCATGATGAAACAAGGTTCTGGAAGTATTGTAAACATCGCCTCTACCTCAGGTATTATTGGTCGCCCTTTTGATTCTGTTTATTGTGCTTCCAAATTTGGTGTGGTTGGCCTCTCAGAATCTCTGGCTGAAGAAATGGCCCGCTATGGTATCAAAGTCTTCGCTGTTCTTCCCGATGCTGTGGATACGCCCCTATGGGATCAAAATGGCCCTGTCTCCTCGCCTGACTGGTCCTTACAGCCTGATCGTATCGCCGGCGTAGTAGAATATCTCTTAAAAATTCCAGCTGATACTATGCTCGAGAACATTGTTGTTAAACCCTTCAAAACCCGTAAGCGCAAGAGAAAGAAAAAGCCAGAGGCTGTGGCAGAGGCCATATCTGCTTGA
- a CDS encoding tetratricopeptide repeat protein — protein sequence MTTYLSDDCMSSGPLQLKYLGTNESSSLYIANQLFKARLWEEANGYADRYLEFKPNSPTALLVKVRYYLVQKEFEVAIDLCNKIIELNECSALPYLHLGHIAFAEGNEEHAAKCYEQALQLDSQLFPGQFMLGICHHKQKNWRDAANALTNAVEINPSQVLGWISLGVAYSEAYYNELAIEALESALELNAYIPHTYYHLGRCYMRIGDLPKTEECFEKAESCNPKDAFIELKRSQMLFEEGKYSRAEDILNELKHRYPEWPMVDLHKGEWYYEQGEYQLAIDEYRKALEANPSSTETYYKLSKAYEALGQLDDAIEEIREALRYAPHIELLDVALANLLAKQNHWDKAEEYYQKGLSQDLGESQS from the coding sequence TTGACTACATATTTATCTGACGACTGTATGTCTTCCGGACCTTTACAGCTTAAGTACTTAGGCACCAATGAGTCTTCCTCCCTGTACATCGCCAATCAGCTTTTTAAGGCGCGTCTATGGGAAGAGGCTAATGGATATGCTGACAGATACCTGGAATTTAAGCCCAACTCCCCCACAGCATTGTTAGTAAAGGTCAGGTATTATCTTGTTCAGAAAGAGTTCGAAGTAGCCATCGACTTGTGTAACAAGATCATCGAATTGAATGAGTGTTCTGCCTTACCCTATTTACACCTTGGGCACATAGCCTTTGCTGAGGGAAATGAAGAACATGCGGCAAAATGCTACGAGCAGGCCTTGCAATTAGACTCCCAACTCTTCCCCGGGCAATTCATGCTAGGCATTTGCCACCATAAGCAAAAAAATTGGCGAGACGCTGCCAATGCCCTCACTAATGCCGTAGAAATAAATCCAAGTCAAGTGCTTGGCTGGATTAGTCTAGGAGTGGCCTACAGTGAAGCTTATTATAACGAACTCGCTATCGAAGCTTTAGAATCTGCTTTGGAACTCAACGCCTATATCCCTCACACCTACTATCACTTGGGAAGATGCTATATGCGAATCGGTGATTTACCTAAGACTGAAGAGTGTTTTGAAAAAGCCGAATCTTGTAATCCCAAGGACGCCTTCATTGAGCTAAAGCGAAGCCAAATGCTTTTTGAAGAAGGTAAATACTCACGCGCAGAGGATATCTTAAATGAATTGAAGCATCGCTACCCAGAGTGGCCTATGGTAGATCTTCACAAAGGCGAATGGTATTATGAACAGGGAGAATATCAACTAGCCATAGATGAATACCGTAAGGCTCTAGAAGCCAATCCCTCGTCAACAGAGACCTATTATAAATTGAGTAAAGCCTATGAAGCATTAGGCCAGCTAGATGACGCTATTGAAGAAATCCGAGAAGCACTAAGATACGCACCGCATATCGAACTTTTGGACGTTGCTTTGGCAAATCTACTTGCCAAACAAAATCATTGGGACAAAGCTGAAGAGTATTACCAAAAAGGTTTAAGCCAAGATCTAGGTGAAAGCCAAAGTTAA
- a CDS encoding dienelactone hydrolase family protein — translation MQKLTKYHRVTAVSLLMSLSYFTPSHSNYAASVSSGSDTIDLFSGNKIGYKVSRVKAPTGSLKTNAVDVAIWYPTGATSGPKAEYIFGQTRSTSDAIRDAPVKSGSFPFLIYSHGVTGGGTSSAFICESLARKGFIVAAADHTDKYSFTRIREPVQELKDMKALRKVAVLAYMERVRTVLLNRKAKESRKYISYRPRQVKATIDYMLKDVTFKNHIDSNRVGMFGHSFGGWTTLSVLGTIPEYHDPRIKAAVVLSSAVNKNIFSREEMARIKVPVMFMYGESEVKQGRGSDREHFYNPTNSSKYLVGIRDAGHLTFAGGGKKAPPHVNSFLKNDPARTAITRYTVAFMQYYFGKDEPAQQQLAIKGNYVTEYIKEK, via the coding sequence ATGCAAAAATTAACGAAATATCATAGAGTGACAGCAGTTAGTTTACTTATGTCACTATCCTATTTTACACCATCGCATTCTAACTATGCCGCTTCAGTATCTAGCGGGAGTGACACTATTGATCTCTTTAGTGGGAATAAAATTGGCTATAAAGTGTCAAGAGTAAAAGCTCCCACCGGCTCCCTTAAAACTAACGCTGTTGATGTCGCCATCTGGTATCCCACAGGTGCCACCAGTGGTCCCAAAGCCGAGTATATCTTTGGACAAACACGTTCAACATCTGATGCCATTAGAGATGCCCCTGTCAAGTCAGGCTCCTTTCCTTTTCTTATCTATTCACATGGTGTGACTGGAGGAGGAACCAGCTCGGCCTTTATCTGTGAGTCATTAGCTCGTAAGGGATTCATCGTGGCAGCCGCTGACCACACTGATAAATATTCCTTTACCCGTATTCGTGAGCCAGTGCAAGAGCTGAAGGATATGAAAGCCCTAAGGAAAGTTGCAGTACTCGCCTATATGGAGCGTGTCCGAACAGTGCTTCTAAACAGAAAGGCCAAAGAATCCCGCAAATACATTTCTTATCGCCCAAGACAAGTCAAAGCAACAATTGACTATATGCTTAAGGACGTCACCTTTAAGAACCATATCGATTCCAACCGTGTTGGTATGTTTGGCCATTCCTTCGGAGGTTGGACAACACTTTCTGTATTAGGAACCATTCCAGAATATCACGACCCCAGAATTAAAGCCGCCGTTGTTTTATCAAGTGCCGTTAACAAGAATATCTTTTCTCGAGAAGAAATGGCCAGGATCAAAGTTCCTGTCATGTTTATGTATGGTGAGAGTGAAGTGAAGCAAGGAAGGGGCAGTGACCGTGAGCACTTTTACAATCCGACTAATTCGTCCAAATACCTTGTAGGCATCAGGGACGCAGGTCACTTGACCTTTGCTGGTGGCGGTAAAAAAGCTCCACCTCACGTCAATAGCTTTTTAAAGAATGATCCGGCTAGAACAGCCATCACCCGCTATACTGTAGCCTTTATGCAATATTACTTCGGCAAAGATGAGCCTGCCCAACAACAGCTCGCTATCAAAGGAAATTATGTAACCGAATATATCAAAGAGAAATAA
- a CDS encoding Trm112 family protein yields the protein MKTDLSEMLSILACPVTKSSLTLQSDELVGEVGGLRYPIENGIPVLLPEKAKLPQGFASLEEFKTAFVK from the coding sequence ATGAAAACTGACCTAAGCGAAATGCTATCTATCTTAGCATGCCCAGTTACTAAAAGCTCACTTACCCTCCAATCCGATGAACTTGTCGGTGAAGTAGGAGGCTTGAGGTACCCCATCGAAAATGGGATTCCTGTCCTCTTACCTGAAAAGGCTAAGCTTCCTCAAGGTTTTGCTAGCTTAGAAGAATTCAAGACTGCTTTTGTAAAATAA